Part of the Candidatus Chlorohelix allophototropha genome, AATAAACCCCCATAGCCCGATTTTGTAATCATTTCATAATGATTTAAATATTTTCATAAAAATGATATGTGAGACGTTAAGCATATATTGTAGCATGAGCTACAACCCACATTGATTTAATAAATTGTAACCTGATTATTTATCTCAAGTAAACACTTGGTGAAAGAATGTTTACTAATATATGAGGAGTCATAAGTCGTTCAAGAAGTAAACGTCTAATTCAATTACAAGCAATTAATTGTCGTAATTAATTATTACTAAAAGGGGATTTATTAATTTTGGCTTTGAACAGTTTTCATTTATATTCAAATCGCAATTAATACGAATTGGACTGATACATCTGCTAAAATAACTAAATTGGAAATAGTTAAAGCAACGGGAGCAAAATGGAAAATCAACCAATCATAACAACCTATTTGCAAATGCTAAAAGCGGAAGAATTTATTCCCGCCTTCATAAAAGACTCCCAGTTATCAATTGTGCAAGCTTGTGAGCCTTTGCCCGCCTTCTACCGCTTCCTGTATGGCACGGTTGGGCGCGATTACCAATGGATTGACCGCTTGAGTTGGACAGACCACCAATTGAATGAGTACCTTGCATCACCCAATATCGCCATTTGGGTGGCATATTACCGTGGCACACCTGCCGGATATATCGAATTGGCAAGCGAAGCAAGCGAACCGGGCACTGAAATCGTCTATTTTGGGCTAATCCCTCAATTTCACGGGTATGGCATCGGCAAACACCTTTTGAGCTTTGGCGTACAACGCGCGTGGGAAGCACAACCCGAACGAGTATGGCTACATACCTGC contains:
- a CDS encoding GNAT family N-acetyltransferase; amino-acid sequence: MENQPIITTYLQMLKAEEFIPAFIKDSQLSIVQACEPLPAFYRFLYGTVGRDYQWIDRLSWTDHQLNEYLASPNIAIWVAYYRGTPAGYIELASEASEPGTEIVYFGLIPQFHGYGIGKHLLSFGVQRAWEAQPERVWLHTCTLDGKYALNNYLKRGFNIYKEVLEPPTNPKVSIN